A segment of the Coffea arabica cultivar ET-39 chromosome 8c, Coffea Arabica ET-39 HiFi, whole genome shotgun sequence genome:
AATTATCATCATCACACATCTTCATTCATGATCAGAAGACAAAAGGTGCCAAGTGCAGGTGAAAGCATGATTCATGGCCAGGAAGTTTACAGCTGAAAACTGCTCAAGCAGACAGTAGTGGCTCCAGGTCTTCCAAGGGAAACTATCATGTACATATAACTCTAAGCTGCGTTAGCTGTATCTCGAACTAGAGCAAGCTTAGCAAGCAGACCGCAGAGCTGAAGATATGAACCAACTCCATCACAGATCCTCATATGTGCAAATCCAGTTTCCTGTGAACAAGGAGGACAGAATGAGAATGAAGCTGCAGATAGGGCGGGCGGAGATCAACAATATGGATTATAAAATGCATACCTTCATGAATTCCAACTTTAGGTATTCTGCCATGTCATAGTTCTTTATGACTCGAAAAAGGGTTGTAATTATATCAGTAGGAGAATAACCCAGGTCGTAAAGCTGCTTTAGACCAGCACatgaatcatcaaattttccctCCAGAAGATTGCGTATCATACTCTTCACATGCAAGGGATGGGGCTGGTCACAAACCTAGATATGCATCCAAAAGAAGTAATgaagcaaagaagaaaaatactATTGGCCAAATAGTGATGATAAAAACTAAGCAGGAATTAAGGTGTAAGACTCGTAACCTTGAAAACATTTTCTTGGTTGACAAACCCAAATCCACTATTTGTTGCTTGCAAGTTATTCAAGGCCTGTCTCATATCACCATCAGCAGTGAATATAATCGCATCAAGCCCTTCTGGAACATAAGGTACCTGCTATGAGTGTCAAAACATCAATAATGTATTGCAGATACTTATAAAGCGATGTCTCAGATACTGGTGATTCTCTGAGGCTCTCTCTTTCCTTccttttgataagaaaaaacATGGGCGACAAACTACACCGGGTTACATATTTCCATATCGTAATGTTATTTGCAGTAACTTTAATATACTAATGAAGTAGAAGAGCAAAGAATGGCCATTTCCTTAATTAGAAATTGGTAATGAAGTGACATGAAGCTAGGAAGTGATTTTTAAGCTGAACATGGACAGACATCATGTTCCTGTTTGACTTTACAAAGTAAAGAGCATAATTTACAGTGGAACTTATCACGGCAACATAAGATGCACAATATGACAAAGTACAAACAATGCATTAAATTACACAACAGGAAATGTGTTCTAATCTGTACCAGGCATTCATACTGAATGTACCTTTTCTGCTGCAACCACTACCATGAGACGACTGAGAATCTCTTGATCAGTTAATCGAGAAAAGCGGACAATGGCACACCTACTCTGAATTGGTTCAATAACTTTTGATGATGTGTTGCAAGCAAGAGCAAAGCGTGTGGAGTTTGAATATATTTCCATTATCCTTCTCAAAGCTTGCTGAGCTCCAGATGTCATGCTAATTTTTCAATAAAGCAATGCAATCTCTCAACCAATTGAACACAGACGATAGTATGACTGCTAAACCTATAgactattgaatgaacttgtaaAGATAGAAGAGGAATAAAATTGTTAAACGAGGGGAATATCAATAGGCCAagaacaccaaaaaaaaaggaaaaactaacCTGTCTGCTTCATCCAATATTATTATCTTATGACGGCCCGCAGATAGAGTGACTTTTTTCTGTGCAAACATTTTGATTTTGTTTCTAACAACATCAATACCCCTGAAGAAGAGGAAGGGTTAACATAATACAAGAAGTgatcaaaaatcattttataagtGTTTGACATACCTGTCATCTGATGCATTTAACTCTAAAACCGCCTCCTTGTAGTTTGGTCCTAAAAGTTCATGTGCAAGAGCTAAAACACTAGTGGTCTTACCCGTTCCAGGTGGACCCTAAACAAAATGCATTCCAGAAGGCTCAGTACCAAGTCTCCTTTGTATTTTGAAATAATGACCAAAAgcaaagataaagaaaaatgcagtttATATGTATCCCAAGATGTTCAAGTGATTAATATTCTCCAAACATGTTTAGGTCAAAAAAGGGTTATCTTTTCAAGAAATCCTAAATTGCTAGGAAATTTTTGTGGAACTAAGGAATTTACTATTACATAATCTCCCAATTAATTGTAGTGTTATAAAACTCGACAAAATAGACGATGAAGCAACTAATGCCTGCTCTTCGTATTTGCTGATGATATTTTCAGATTCAAGTGAGTGCATCCATACCCCTTAAGCAGTGCAATGGACATTTACAGCAGGCATGTAGAAGTCATTAGCAAGTATTTACAGGCTTTGATCACCGTTTATTCCTTTtcaagcaatttaaacaaaaaggaaattctCCTATATTCCATCTATTGAAGAGCTTGATTTTCCTTAAAACTCTGCACCACAACTATGTACTAAGTTGAACAGTTAAACAGTATTCATCTTTTAACACCTTAAACAAGTCAGTTTATGCAGTGAGAATACAATTCTAAGGCACACACCGTTCAGTAATGTGAAGCAATACGATTTGTCCCATTGTGACAAGAGAAATTTACAGCTTTAAACCAGGTTTGCAATATGCAGACTCTCAAATTGATTTCACGCCTCCAAAATAACAGGTAAAAAGAACAGCCTGACGGATATTCATGCGTTTATAAAACTTTCTTACTCATTCCTAGAAGTCTGGTCATAAACGAATTATGCTGAAAGATATAATGTAGCAAGAGGCATTACCAAGCATTGTGTTCAAAGCCAAAAGCTTTGGAAGATAAATTCTACAAATCCCCACTTTATTCATATTTTCCCTCCTTTCCATAGCCTTGATTTTCCTTGTAGCACTCTCTACTAAACTCTGCGTCGAATCAACTGGAACCCAATTGTTAAGGGTCTCAATTTCACTCTCCCCTCGCACCCCTGACCCTCCCCTTCAAAAGAACTAACAAAAAAATGATCTTTGGTGGGCTACAACCCACGAACTAGCTCAGTAATTTTCACCAATTtgagttccaaaaaaaaaaacccatatgAAATATGAAACAAAAGAAGTAATAAAAACGTAAATGCAGCGACTTTTAGCATTCTTAGCAGGTATTGAGGGAAAAAAGAGATAAATTCCTAAACAGAACACAAAAAATTAGTAGGGGGCCGAAGGGAGGGATTATCGCTTACGGCCAAGATGAGGTTGGGCATGTTGCCATCGCGGGCGATGACTTGGAGCCTGACTACCGCGTCTTCGTTTCCGACGATGTCAGCTACTTTAGTGGGCCTGTACTTCTCCACCCATGGAATATCTGGGCCCGAACTAGAagttaaagaagaagaagaggatgcCATTTTTCTGTTCCTTGAATCTGAGCAAAGATTTGCTTCACAGAGCTTCTCTCCAGTAATATTCTTGATCTGAGAAACTAGCCAAAAACCCTCGGGTAAGGTTGTCTAAAACCCTTCTCGGTTCCCCACCAATTTCAATTTGGAGGGAAATGATATAGAGCACCACTTCAGACGACGTCGTTCGAATGTTGTCTCTCTTTCTTCACAGCGTAGGCTCCCTCACCGTAGAAACCACTTTTTcggattttcatttttttcttcaaaaccatAGAtgtaccaaattttttttttttcttttgtaaacaaaaaaaaaaaaggttttagctttccttcatttttttatttgtccgtactttctttttattttaacttCTCTTTATATTAGCACAAATGATTGCCCAAAACATATATATGCATTTGGTCTAACTTATATGTTAGTGTCTGTTTCACAATTTGTGGTTAGTTTATGATGTTATTGAGTTGTAATCTGATCTCATCATTATTGAATTTTGTTGGTAATTACTTTCTAATCTTATCGAATTTTAACCTATGAATATTAataagctctttttttttttaaagtataaGTGAgagaatttgaatttaaaatctcTTACGCTACTTTATTTCGAACCactcaattcattcatttcctTTCCTTAACGAGTCATCTAATCTTGGCACGCACGGTGAATCTCTTATACTTCTTTCTATTCGCATTCTTGGACCAAGTGCTATCATCAAACAAAGTTGATTTGTCATAAATTAGGCACTTTGTAAAGAAAGTGGCATGTTTCATTACTTTAAGCCCTTTTCAAGGGCAACGTTATGCATTTCTCTCACACTCTTTCACGCTTTCTactaataatataatataatataaaacaTTAAACATGAAATCACGATTGAATCCCATGTACTGGCAAAAGTCTGCATTCTTGCCAAAAGTTTGTTACATTAGCCTACTCAGAATTTGACGAATCAGAGGATGATTTTgttacaaaacaaaataaaagtcaTTGTAATATTTAGCTATTGACAATGTGCACatagtccaaatccagaaacaCGTCTTCAGACGCTGGGGCCAAAAAAGAAAgaggctaaaaaaaaaaattaagaacgaGTAAAAGAGGGAGAGAAAGAAATTTGACTTTAGCTTTTTGAGCTTTTGATTTTGGCGTTCCTCGATAAAGTCATGATGCGGAATCATATCGCCAGTCGGGTGCTTGCCGGGCGGACACCACTACCCAATACCAAGTCCATTAGCACCATTTCGTTGTTCAAACCTCAAAGTTGGGTTGGCAGCTCGGCATTTCCGCAAACACCTCTCACTCGTTTTCTTACTACTATTCTTTCCACTTGCTTTCAGAATTAAGTCTCCAAGTTGCCAGCTTTCTGTCGCCGCCTCTCTTTTTCTTACTCCGGCCGGTGATGGAAGCTTATTCTCTGCTGGAACGCTACCGTTTAGATCGTCGGAAGCTTCTGGAATTCATATTATCTTCAGGATTAGTTAGAGAAATACGAACTCCGTCAGGCTCTTCTGCTTCGATTTCTGACGTTAATCTTGATTTTATCAGCGCCGACTACGTTCTCCAGTCCATTAAATCCGGTAACAACCTCTCATTTCTGCTATTCTCTTTAGCGTTTATGTTTATTAgtagcagttttttttttttaatttttctagtgTGTATGGATCTTTTTGAGTAGGTGGAGTGCTGGATGTTGCATTAGCAACTAAGAAATACTATGAAGAATCTGAGCTGCCAATAATGGTAAGCCaaagttccttttttattttggtttttctTAAATTGATGTACTTGCTGAATTGGATAGTTTACGAGTAAACTATGTTTATTTGGTTCGATTTCTTGGATTTCAATTTTGCTGTTTGGAAGGATCTTGGTTAGTTAGTTGCACGCCTGCTAACGTACTCCAAAtgatatatttttctttacggctaatcatatttttttctttacgACTTAGTTTTAAGTGTATGGCCCAAAAAAGATAGGGTCTATTAGCTGCAAAAACTAGGTCATGTTAGTGTAACAGGTATGAAGGTCAATTTCTGTTTGTATATTTGAGAAGACTGGTGTTTACAGCTTCTATTGAGGAAGGCTAGCAAGTGGATATTTTGGCTTATTTAGTGTGAACAGATTCCGTGAACTATGAAATGCACTTTGCTTGGAACTGTAAATCTGGTGTCTGGTAAATAACCACTTTCATTGTTTgcattttcatgttttgtgttTACTAATAACATAGATTCAGTGTGTGTTTCCTGCGGTTGAAGGATGGAGAGCCTAAGATGTTCTGCCATGGGCATTTGGTTCTGagcattctctttttttttgaggtgTTTAAAATTGAAGTACTGTCCTGTACTGGAATCAGTTCTGCATCCACCCTGTTATTTATCTAGTAATCAGAGAAATTATATTTCTGAAATATTCATTCAACTGCTTCTTCTTGCAGATGGACTTGCATTCAAGGGATTTCTATTTTCTTCTTACAGATCCACAATCATCTGGATCTCCTCCTCGGCGGCCACCACCTCCAGTTTTAGCCAATTACTTTGACAATGGTAGATCATCCACTTCCAGCCTGCGAGATCGTTCAGCTTGTCATAGAGTTTCTGTATCTGGTGTTGAATCTGGGGTGAACCATGCAAATGTAGCAAATACTGTTTCGGAACCTGTGCTTATGGTGGACGTTCCAGACCTTGGCTTACCAAGCTTGCGGACAGGTATATGTTTCTGTTTCAAAATAAACTTATCATAACCTAAATATGTAAAGAAAGAAGATGCAGAGAAATGTCCCaaatttcttcttattttggAGGTTGAAAATAACAGTGGTGTATTTCATTTTaagttcttatcacttcttGGTGTGTATTACTGCTCTTTAGATATCTAGACTTTTGGCTTGTGAGTAAACTGATAATAAGTTTAGGGTTTGTGAAGGATTACTGGACGATGACTTGCGGGAATCTGCTTATGAAGCATGCCTTGCATGTATGATGTTTTCTGGGTAATCTCCTCTCTCTTTATCTTCGTGTGCATGTGTTTGTGCATGCGTGTATGAGTGTATGCTAAGTTTTTGGGTGCTTTTGGTTCACATGTgaactgcattttttttttgttcctgtGCTGCTTTTTGAACTGGTTAATTTTATGTAAGATTCATTTTTTTCGATTCTTATGCACTTTGCATATCTTTTCTTGTAAAATTAGGATTGACATTTCAATTCAGAGTAGAAAGAAAGACAAGAATCccaaatttctgtctgggttgaagaccaaaaagggtaaatatcTGCAGTCTCAATCTCCTGAAAGGCATGTAGAATTCCTGGATACCATTCGCATGCAAATGCAAGTAAGTTTATTGTGCCATTTTATATTTTGGTTGCTATTTAACTACTGATGGCTCTTTTTGCCATGAAATGTCTTTAATCTCTGTGTATTAGAGTTTCACAATTCAGCCTCTATGACCTTGATATACGAGTAGCTAAATCTTggttttttttccaatttttttgggTCAGATTTCTGAAGTAATGGATACCTTTGCTAGGCGACGTCTGGTGCAGTTTGCCTCAGTGAAAGCATGGGGACAATTTAGTGTTCCAGAAATTGCATTGGGTTTTTTGAATGGCACATTCAGATCTGACTTCCCAAGTGTAAAATCGTATACTCATTGGAAGAACAGACAAGTAATGATTTTTACTCCATTTTGCTAACTTATCAGTTCTTGCTGCTTGAACAAAGTTATGTCTTTCGTGTTACTTTGAGCTTATTGCGTCCTATACTCCACCGTAGGGACTCATCACGGTGGACTTATCATTCTTTTGCATTTTTGGTAGCTTAATATTCCTTCTGTCTTTTCAATCCTCATATCGTATAAAAGTTTGGTTTCTTTTTGAAAGAAGTTCTTGATAAATTTGTTTGATTTTctaatttgaatttttgattGGTCTTTATCTCTACTTTTGGTCATGCTGTTGGTTATGGGGTAATGTGCATTGAATTTCAAGAACCATGAGCCTTGGGTAGATGTCCTTTAATCCATATTTATAGCCTTTGACTAGAAATTGATGTTAGCAAGGAAAGCTTTGCATGCTCAGATGGATTAGTTCTTATGAGTGACACTtattttttggggttgtttttctgGTGAATAAAATCCCTGGTGATGTACTCTATTATGATTTCTAGATGGATACAGGGATTGAATAGTTTTGTTGGCCAGTATGTAAAACAAATATTCACATCTGAGGAGATTGTGTAGTTTTCTTACAGTGGGGTCATTGTAGCTAAGTGAACTTGTCACTGATAAACCCTGTAGCTAAGTGAACTTGTCAATAACTTGTTGACACATGTTTCCTGTTAGTGATCTTGATTGAAATGCCATTCTTATAGGCTGATATTCTTGAGGGATATTTTTGCTTTGCAAACGATGTGGCTGACAAGCAGAAAATTGGACAATTGGTTGCAAAAATTAGGAATTCTGAGGTATTGTTCCCCCTTGGCAGATTTGCTTTTATGATTCTAAAATCTGTTCTTTATTGGAAGCAGCCATTATGTATTGCTGTAGGAATGGGACAATAATATGTCTCCTTCGGAGCGGAGTGAGATCTTATTAGCTCTGAAACAATATCTCTGCGTATTATCATCTAAGCCCGGACGATTTGGTATTCAAGGAGAAACATACTATTGGACTTCTGCATATCACATGAATATTAGGCTTTACATGAAGCTACTGTTTGGCTTATTTGACATTCTGGAAGATGGCCAGCTTATAGAGGTGAGACTGTGTTTGTTTTTTAGGTTGTACTATCTTATATATACATGACGTACACTCTTCTTACTTTGGTTTGTACAGGAAGCTGATGAACTCCTTAAGATCGTGAAGCTGACTTGGCCTTTGTTGGGTATCACACAGAAATTGCATAGTGCTTTGTACGTGTGGGTGCTTTTTAAACAGGTATGCATTTTGGTAAAGCTATTAATTTCCAAACCCCGTTAATTTCTTTGATGTTTATTTGAGTATGGACATATATTGGGTTTTCTGATGTGGTGGGGTCCGCAACTCTTGGAAAATATAGGTCTTGCTTGTGTCTTCTACTTGTATAAGTAAGTTTAGCTAACAAGCCCTCCATGTTTTCATCTCTCATCTTTACTATGATATAAAATACTTGACAATCATAGGAGAATAATGTCATTTGTTTGCTCTTGGCATGGATATTTGCTTGCATATACTGCCTTGATCTGATATTTCTGCGTGGTGCACTTAATTCCTATAAATATGAATTTATGTGCAGTGCACTTAATTTCTATAATTCTCCAGAATGCCAATTGCTGCTTGCTTCTTTCCCACATTTGATTACATACAGTACTGATACAATACAGGTCTTGCTTGTGTCTTCTTATTGTATAAGTCAGTTTAGGTAACAAGCCTCTGTATTATGATCTCCTCTCTTTACTATGTAATAAAATACTTGGCAATAATAGGAGAATAATGTCACCTTTTGTTCTTAGCAAGGATATCTGCTTGTATATTCTGCCTTGATCTGTTATTTCTGTGCAGTCCACTTAATTCctataaatataaatttatgGTCTCCAGAATGCAAATTTCTGCTTGCTTCTTTCTCTCATTTAAATTCATGGAGTTCTGAAATGGTTTCTTTCTAATGGAAGTTTGTTGGGACAGAGGAGACTATGCTATTAGAGTATGCTATTAGAGTAATGCAGAAATCGCTATTCTCTGAAGCTAGTGAACCGAGGGAAGATGAATATATCTGTAGTTTATCATGTTCAGCTACATCTGGCAGCAATGAATATAAATTCAACTTGGTGCAGtctatatttttctcaattggctCTTGGTGTGAAATTAAACTGCAAGATTATCATCTGCATTTCTCTCAGGTGATCTTGAGATGCTCAGAtgtaaaattttgtcaattttgaattttcaagTTCTGCTTTATTGGGGTCTCTCATTTATGAAAGACTTTTCAGCTGAAGAGACCATTTTTTGTACCTCAGAAATCTTCTCTCTTTAAAGGGGTGATGAACATGGCAGTCAAAATTTGCAGAGTTGATGCCAGCAAGCATTTTAAGGTAATTCATTTAATTCCAAATTGTTTAGTTCAGGTCTATAGTGAGTTCTACTTCGATTGCTTTCATATGTTAATAATTGTGTGAGGGAAGGATTTGGCAGTTTCAGGAATTCGATTTTTGGCTCCTTTGGAAATGTTACAGAGAGAGGTTTCCCTGCTAGTTGGATTGTTGGTTTGTGACTTCTACCATTTCAGGTTGCTTCTCTGTGTGAGCGCATGCGCACACAATGGCATGCCTGTTTTACTTTGTGGTCTGTCCCAAATAAGAAGTCTAGATGCTTACTGTATTTGTTCCtaatcccttttcttttctaccCCTTATTCAATTTGTAGGGATCTGCTCAAAAAAATGTAGGGATCCTTAGAATTATGGAAATATTATCTTTtggagaattttttttattgatgctATCACATATTTTAGCTGCATGTTACttaacattttctttttcattcttAATTAATGGGTTACTTCTATATTaaattatttgatgatattagaAGACAAATAAAGGTGCAATTTCCATGATGAACCACTAATCAATATAAGATCTGATTAGACAATCTTTCATGCTTGCAGTTTATAGAATCTGATGATTTGGGGGAGAGTACATCGAGGAAAGTGAAGGGATATGTTGATCGGTCGTTGGAAGCTGCATGCATGAGGGTAAATCACGT
Coding sequences within it:
- the LOC140013688 gene encoding replication factor C subunit 2-like isoform X1 gives rise to the protein MASSSSSLTSSSGPDIPWVEKYRPTKVADIVGNEDAVVRLQVIARDGNMPNLILAGPPGTGKTTSVLALAHELLGPNYKEAVLELNASDDRGIDVVRNKIKMFAQKKVTLSAGRHKIIILDEADSMTSGAQQALRRIMEIYSNSTRFALACNTSSKVIEPIQSRCAIVRFSRLTDQEILSRLMVVVAAEKQVPYVPEGLDAIIFTADGDMRQALNNLQATNSGFGFVNQENVFKVCDQPHPLHVKSMIRNLLEGKFDDSCAGLKQLYDLGYSPTDIITTLFRVIKNYDMAEYLKLEFMKETGFAHMRICDGVGSYLQLCGLLAKLALVRDTANAA
- the LOC140013688 gene encoding replication factor C subunit 2-like isoform X2 produces the protein MASSSSSLTSSSGPDIPWVEKYRPTKVADIVGNEDAVVRLQVIARDGNMPNLILAGPPGTGKTTSVLALAHELLGPNYKEAVLELNASDDRGIDVVRNKIKMFAQKKVTLSAGRHKIIILDEADSMTSGAQQALRRIMEIYSNSTRFALACNTSSKVIEPIQSRCAIVRFSRLTDQEILSRLMVVVAAEKVPYVPEGLDAIIFTADGDMRQALNNLQATNSGFGFVNQENVFKVCDQPHPLHVKSMIRNLLEGKFDDSCAGLKQLYDLGYSPTDIITTLFRVIKNYDMAEYLKLEFMKETGFAHMRICDGVGSYLQLCGLLAKLALVRDTANAA